Proteins from one Shewanella pealeana ATCC 700345 genomic window:
- a CDS encoding flagellar basal body-associated protein FliL, which produces MNKLIAVLFLVLCSSFSTFAADNKPLEEYAYYGFEPEIVTNYISNRKKLGYVRLSVELMVKKPEQLVSLERHDPLLRAAIVEILGNQTEDKVKSLTGKEEIRRQCYEKVNQLLEQETGEPLVVNLLFTKYLYD; this is translated from the coding sequence ATGAATAAACTAATCGCAGTATTATTTTTAGTGCTATGCAGTAGTTTTAGCACGTTTGCTGCAGATAATAAGCCATTGGAAGAGTATGCTTATTATGGTTTCGAACCTGAGATTGTGACCAACTATATCTCTAATCGAAAGAAACTTGGCTATGTCAGACTCAGTGTCGAGCTGATGGTTAAAAAGCCTGAACAGTTAGTGAGTCTGGAGCGACATGACCCGCTGTTAAGGGCGGCAATCGTCGAGATTTTAGGTAACCAGACCGAAGATAAGGTGAAGTCATTAACCGGAAAAGAAGAGATCCGTCGTCAGTGCTATGAAAAAGTGAATCAGCTTTTAGAGCAAGAAACAGGTGAGCCTTTGGTGGTGAACTTACTTTTCACCAAATATCTATACGATTAA